Part of the Vigna unguiculata cultivar IT97K-499-35 chromosome 3, ASM411807v1, whole genome shotgun sequence genome, AATTGACCACCATTAAAGCAAGTCAttatatttagaatataattacaaaatactAGATTAAATTAGACTgtttaagttttgaaatggttgaaatacCAAGAATGgagggttgaattggctagttaaaaaatttagacaATCTTTAAAGGTTAAAAACtatctttaattgaatcaattcaaTCACAAATTTTGGATGCAAAAACCTCTGGACAATATATTTTCAACCGAtcaaaaacaaagttagtcgattgattttactaaacatattttgttctgctataatcaatcgattgaaacaaaaaaatagcCAACTAAAATACtggaaaaaatatagaaatgcaGATTTACGATTTGGAGCAAGAATAATGAAAAAGAACAGTCAAGACAAATTCTAattgattatgcaaacatgctcaatgctgcagatgccaccaaaacactcaagaatatgaaaaagatgGTTTAGattcaagttctttaaactttaaatgattatccaagagagaagggttagagaaaagattggagcacaagatttttatattggttcactcaaacctgagctacatccaatttgccaaggcaacccgagcctgactgtaagacccatgaaaattaaataaataaataattaattaataaaagcagatagtggaagcctttatggcatttaattctgacatatatgacgtggaaaagtactagctcaagtggttgagagtatttaattctgtgagaggacttgagtttaagtcctatgtatgccaattgtgtgttatttggttttattattatttttaataataggcgtgatcatgttgagtgataatgtaatcatagaattatatgaattttgtgATTGATTGGATTCTCTAGAATTGTTCATGTGTAAAATGTGAAATTATGAGACGTGTTATATTACGAATGTTTACCTATGTGTATGAATCTTGGGGATTGAATGGGAAGCATTCGATTACGGTAACATAAGAcatgtaccgcctggcggaacggGGTCTGCCGCCAAGCGCCTGATAATGtagatttttaccattatcttgGCTATCTTTTGCTAACAAAATCAATTCCTCTTGAGCTTTTAACCCACTTAATCCTCACTTTTACTTTGCTTTTGTGAATAAATACCATATGGGTTACATAGATATaattataccactaatccccatttttgtgtccaATTTAATGATAGGAAGCTTTTATCTCAAGTCAAAGAAGTTGTCAaccagagaagaaagaagaaaaaagccAAAATTGAAGATATGAATGTAGCAGAATTCAAGGCTGAGTGCCAAAAATCAAGGCTGAGCCTCAATCCTCTCGCATTTTCCAACGCTCAGCGCCAGAATTCAAGGCTGAGCGCCATTCTTCTCGCATTTTGAGCGCTGAGCGCCAAAGTCCAGCGTTGAACGCTGATTGGCTCGCATTTTTTGGACGTTGAGCGGTGTGAGGACGACACTGAGCGGCACCTGTGCTGATGTGGCAAAATTTAACCTATTTCTTCTGGATTCTCGAGGGAAAACTATCTTTGGCAGTTTGGGACGTGATTTTTCACTCTTTGAGAGCTTGGAGgtgtgctagggcttgtgggaactaTCCCTTCCTCCTCCTtgtatcttcatcttcttccatcttccattttgtaagtttgggctctccatgacaatggagagctaaacccattttgttGTAGGTAGATGTAACCCCTAAACTCTCTTGTATTTGGCAAATGctttgaatatattatatgcCTATTCCATTAAATGCTAGTATTCTTGTTTCCTTGCTTAATGCTTGCTTGGTTTGATCACCCATTGCATGATACTTGGTTCATTGGGTATaggaaaatatcttttgaaacctagaaATGAAACAAGATTCCTAATGGAGCTTGTGTCTAGGAATGAagcttgacccattggttgtcttaaaccctagttCATAAAGCGGGTTTGTTTGTTAAAGGTTCAATGGATTGACTCTtaataaggaaacctaggctcattctattaagggattagagtttgagtagacttgtgggttgacattagtataTTAATGGAAAGGGTGTGCTTTCTTTTATATGCATAGGAGTGAGGTCGGTGAAATCTAACCCCCAACAATATCATTCCATATCAATTCTTGTCTTTTCCATCGTCTAAGCGTTTTAACCGCCAAAGTtcaccttttatattttttatgcacaaatttactttcttaaatgaaactcaaaatatggattcattctttagtttaaattagtcactaattacacaaatatttagtatacacgagtctcttgggaaacgatatctcGGTCTTACcagttactacttgcgcgacttggtacacttgccaaagttttaacaagtttttggcgccgttgcTAGGGACCCGTGTCTAATACTAGACTATTGTGtgattttttacttatttggacttaattcttttgttcatatttactatttttgtttacttatatACATACATTATTTGGGCTAACTTGTAGTTTGAGCTTGTCTTTGTTGTTGCTCTATAGTTTATGCAGGGTTGGATCCGTACAAGGAGGACTGCATCTTCAGAACCACTCCTTATCGATCCTGAGATAGAGAAAACTGCCCGCAGAAATAATAGTTCCACAAGGAAAAGACAAGCTCAAGCACAACAAGTTGTCCATCACTTTTCTACTTCAGACACTCTTCCGTCTACTTCTCAGAATCTTGATTCTTATCCAGAAGAAGATATGGCTGAAAACCCTCATGGGGATGGTAGAGGGCATGAAAGACGCACTTTGGAAGACTATGTTGCGTTCACAGGGTCCATTAATTTCAACAGTATTGCTCGACCAACAGTGAATGCCTCTAATATGGAGATGAAGCCAGCTCTAATCCACTTGGTGCAAAGTAATCAGTTTAATGGATTGGCTCATGAGAATCCATACACGCATCTGGCCACCTTCTTAGAGATATGCAATATAGTGAAGATCCATCAAGTGCCAAATGAGGCCATCCGCCTAAGTCTATTCCCTTTCTCATTGGTGGGAAATGCTAAAGCTTGGCTAAACTCCTTCCCACAGAATAGCTTAAATGACTAGGATGATGTGGTGGCCAAGTTCTTGAACAAATACTTCCCCCAGTCCAAAGTCAACAAGAGAAAGCAAGAGATATCTGCATTCCAACAAGATCTTGATGAGTCCTTGGGTCAAACATGGGATAGATTTAAAGGAATGCTAAGGAAAACTCCCGTTCATGGGTTCGATCAACGTACACAAATTACATTTTCCTTGGCAGGGCTTAGATCGCAAACAAAGCTTATGTTGGATGCTTCAGCTAGAGGAAATATCAAGTGGAAGACACCGGAGGAAGCCTACGAGTTGGTAGAGAACATGGCAGCTAGTGAAAATGACGCTTATAATGAGAGAACCCATTTGCAAAAGAAAGGTGTCTTAGAGCTTCAATCCCAAGATGCCTTGCTAgctcaaaacaaaatcatgacTCAACAACTTGAAGCTCTCATGAAGAAACTTTCTCAACTTCCTCAAGATGTGTCTCTAACTCAACATCAACAAGGGCAAGGCTATGAATTGTGTGGGGAAAACCATTCTAATGGACAATGTGCCATGCAAAGAACATCTCAGGAGGAAGTTAGCTATATGAGTAATCAAGGCCATCAAGGAAATTTCAATCAAGGATGGAGGCCTCACCAGAACATGGGTCAATCAGGACCCTCTAATAGACCCCTAACTCAACCAAGTTATCACCATCCCTCTTTGACTGACAGAACCTCAAAGCTTGAGGACATGATGCAGCAGTTCTTGCAAAtgtcaattcaaaatcaaaggAACACTGATACATCAATAAAAAACTTGGAGGTGCAAGTGGGGCAATTAGCCAAGCAATTGGCTGATCAACGAGGAAGTTCTTTTTTCGCCAACACCGAAGCCAACCCCAAAGAGCAATGTAAGGCCATCTCACTAGAAGCGGAAAGGAGGTTGGGCTAGGTTCTAAAGAAAAGGTGAAGgctagagaaaagaaaaagaatgaagaagagATTCAGGAGGAAGAAATTGATGAAGAGATTGTcgtggaagaagaagagaataaaagtgaagagaaaagacaaaaagacAAAG contains:
- the LOC114175242 gene encoding uncharacterized protein LOC114175242 — protein: MLRKTPVHGFDQRTQITFSLAGLRSQTKLMLDASARGNIKWKTPEEAYELVENMAASENDAYNERTHLQKKGVLELQSQDALLAQNKIMTQQLEALMKKLSQLPQDVSLTQHQQGQGYELCGENHSNGQCAMQRTSQEEVSYMSNQGHQGNFNQGWRPHQNMGQSGPSNRPLTQPSYHHPSLTDRTSKLEDMMQQFLQMSIQNQRNTDTSIKNLEVQVGQLAKQLADQRGSSFFANTEANPKEQCSKEKVKAREKKKNEEEIQEEEIDEEIVVEEEENKSEEKRQKDKVVVKPLPYPQNPSRKEKEKQLAWFKDIFKQLEIKIPFFEALQQIPSYAKFMKEFLGKKKKYIEEETIEVQGNCSAIIQKNLPPKFKDLGNFTIPYTIGNQDMGKDLVDLGASINLMPLSMLKMIGGLEAKPTRMTLQLADSSVKYPYGVVEDVVVQIDNLKFPIDFVVMEMEKDEGVPLILGRPFMKITKVVINVDDETLKLKDQDEEVTFNVLEAVQESTNEQTSLKVVNEVLSVTSRP